Proteins encoded in a region of the Mycolicibacterium duvalii genome:
- a CDS encoding class I SAM-dependent methyltransferase, with the protein MTPPLPDPEEVSRGAAVYTSSMLRIYDLYVVGFNNRFVWRCPAEVMLRQYDTHVTGRHLDIGPGTGWYLDHATFPGPRPELTLLDLNPNSLAKAGERVQRYSPELVQADVFSPLPVPGPFESAGANYLFHCLPGTWETKSVAVGNIAARLTDDGVLFGATVLGRDVQHGFLGRRTMARFNASGIFHNTEDDLDGLNAALHTHFREASVDVVGAVALFTAQNRR; encoded by the coding sequence ATGACACCGCCACTACCGGATCCAGAAGAGGTCAGCCGCGGCGCGGCGGTCTACACGTCGTCGATGCTGCGGATCTATGACCTCTACGTCGTGGGGTTCAACAACCGTTTCGTGTGGCGGTGCCCCGCAGAGGTGATGCTGCGCCAGTACGACACCCACGTCACCGGTCGCCATCTCGACATCGGTCCGGGCACCGGCTGGTATCTGGACCATGCCACGTTCCCGGGTCCGCGTCCGGAACTGACGCTGCTCGACCTCAACCCGAACAGCCTGGCCAAGGCCGGGGAACGGGTGCAGAGGTACTCACCGGAACTCGTCCAGGCCGACGTCTTCTCGCCTCTACCGGTGCCCGGACCCTTCGAGTCCGCCGGCGCGAACTACCTGTTCCACTGCCTGCCCGGCACCTGGGAGACCAAGAGCGTCGCCGTCGGAAACATCGCGGCTCGCCTGACCGACGACGGGGTGTTGTTCGGCGCGACCGTGCTGGGCCGCGACGTGCAGCACGGCTTCCTCGGGCGCCGCACAATGGCCCGATTCAATGCCTCGGGCATCTTCCACAACACCGAGGACGATCTCGACGGTCTTAACGCCGCGTTGCACACCCATTTCCGGGAGGCCTCGGTCGACGTCGTCGGCGCTGTCGCGCTGTTCACCGCCCAGAACCGGCGCTGA
- a CDS encoding wax ester/triacylglycerol synthase domain-containing protein, producing MSDFMRNSDAFTWSMESDPRLRSTVVTVLMLDRSPDWAEVRGRVERLSLELPMLRQTVVDSPPPAPPRWQDCADFDLDFHLRRIAAPTGGGFDAVLELARLAQMEDLDRARPMWKLTLVEGLPDGEAALLCTFHHSLTDGIGGIQIAMTLFGLSPEMPAVEDAARPAPQRSALDDYRDSARYGLGVVGSAVTGALSALPRLVADTVRSPVKTLDSAAAMAASVYRTVRPVNSTGSRLMTQRTLIRRLDVLEVPMPPLREAAHRSGGALNDAFVAGVAGGLRLYHEKHGTGVEALHLCMPISLRAEGDAPGGNRITLMRFDIPAGLTDPAERIRQIRERTERVRHEKSLPYTQAIAGALNLMPRWYIGSILRHVDFLCSDVPGIPVPVYLGGAKVRIQYAFGPTIGSAVNVTLLTYVDTCALGIDVDSGAIPDIGLFRECLQAGFDEVLALAAD from the coding sequence ATGAGCGATTTCATGCGTAACAGCGACGCGTTCACCTGGTCGATGGAAAGCGATCCACGGCTCAGGTCGACCGTGGTGACGGTGCTGATGTTGGATCGGTCACCGGACTGGGCGGAGGTCCGCGGCCGGGTCGAGCGGCTCAGCCTGGAGTTGCCCATGCTGCGGCAGACCGTGGTTGATTCGCCGCCGCCCGCGCCGCCACGGTGGCAGGACTGCGCCGACTTCGATCTGGACTTTCACCTGCGCCGGATCGCCGCGCCGACGGGCGGCGGCTTCGACGCCGTGCTGGAACTCGCCCGGCTCGCGCAGATGGAGGACCTCGACCGGGCCCGGCCGATGTGGAAGCTCACGTTGGTCGAAGGCCTGCCCGACGGCGAAGCCGCGCTGCTGTGCACGTTCCATCACTCACTGACCGACGGCATCGGTGGCATCCAGATCGCGATGACGCTGTTCGGCCTGTCCCCCGAAATGCCGGCCGTCGAGGACGCTGCGCGCCCCGCGCCGCAGCGGTCTGCCCTTGATGACTACCGCGACTCCGCACGCTACGGCCTCGGGGTCGTCGGCTCGGCGGTCACCGGCGCCCTCTCCGCGCTCCCCCGACTCGTCGCCGACACCGTGCGCAGTCCGGTGAAGACGCTCGATTCCGCTGCGGCGATGGCGGCGTCGGTCTACCGCACGGTCCGTCCGGTCAACTCCACCGGGTCGCGGCTGATGACGCAGCGGACCCTGATCCGCCGGCTGGACGTGCTCGAGGTGCCGATGCCCCCGTTGCGGGAGGCCGCCCACCGCAGCGGCGGCGCACTGAACGACGCGTTCGTCGCCGGGGTGGCCGGGGGTCTGCGTCTGTATCACGAGAAGCACGGCACCGGCGTCGAAGCGCTGCACCTGTGCATGCCGATCAGCCTGCGGGCTGAGGGTGACGCGCCCGGAGGTAACCGAATCACGTTGATGCGTTTCGATATTCCGGCCGGCCTGACGGACCCCGCCGAACGCATCCGGCAGATCCGTGAACGCACCGAACGCGTGCGCCACGAGAAGTCGTTGCCGTACACCCAGGCGATCGCCGGGGCGCTGAACCTGATGCCGCGCTGGTACATCGGCTCCATCCTGCGCCACGTCGACTTTCTCTGCAGTGATGTGCCCGGCATACCGGTGCCGGTGTACCTGGGAGGCGCGAAGGTACGGATCCAGTACGCGTTCGGCCCGACGATCGGTTCGGCCGTCAACGTCACGCTGCTGACCTACGTCGACACCTGTGCGCTCGGTATCGACGTCGACAGCGGTGCGATACCCGACATCGGACTGTTCCGCGAATGCCTGCAGGCGGGCTTTGACGAGGTGCTGGCGCTGGCCGCTGATTGA
- a CDS encoding superoxide dismutase family protein: MNKHATVAIALLATPAAVLAGCANQSGDESATTTTTTSEAAAPQGLTTQLTTADGTAVADATIDFTEGFATVTIETVDNSNLSPGFHGVHLHQFGRCEGPDFASAGEHFQAPGSTAEPASGDLPPLLVRSDRGGKLVVTSDSFTEEELTGPEGSAIVLHQGAHLPGAMEGVDTRIACGVISPASTTATTETTTTTSVVTETVAPPPATGTETSPTSPAPEGATTTTTPAPTTTTETTATTTTTETTPAAPPPAG, translated from the coding sequence ATGAACAAGCATGCCACCGTCGCCATCGCTTTGCTCGCCACTCCTGCCGCGGTACTGGCCGGCTGCGCCAACCAGTCCGGCGATGAGTCCGCCACCACGACGACCACCACGTCAGAGGCCGCCGCGCCCCAGGGCCTGACCACCCAGCTGACCACGGCCGACGGCACCGCCGTTGCCGACGCGACCATCGACTTCACCGAAGGTTTCGCCACCGTCACCATCGAGACGGTCGACAACAGCAACCTGTCCCCGGGCTTCCACGGAGTGCACCTGCATCAGTTCGGACGGTGTGAAGGACCCGACTTCGCTTCCGCCGGGGAACACTTCCAGGCTCCGGGCAGCACCGCCGAACCCGCCAGCGGCGACCTGCCGCCCCTGCTGGTTCGCTCAGACCGCGGCGGCAAACTGGTCGTAACCAGCGACTCGTTCACCGAGGAGGAACTGACCGGGCCTGAGGGTTCGGCCATCGTCCTGCACCAGGGCGCTCACCTGCCCGGCGCGATGGAGGGTGTCGACACCCGCATCGCCTGCGGCGTGATCAGTCCGGCCAGCACCACCGCCACCACCGAGACGACCACCACCACCTCGGTGGTCACCGAGACCGTCGCTCCGCCGCCGGCGACCGGCACCGAAACATCGCCGACCTCGCCGGCACCGGAAGGGGCCACGACCACGACCACCCCCGCCCCGACCACCACGACCGAGACCACCGCGACGACGACCACGACCGAAACCACTCCGGCCGCGCCGCCGCCGGCCGGCTGA
- a CDS encoding SRPBCC family protein, with protein sequence MLSQIFKKTKNLHFERTYRAPVATVWRAWTQPDMLREWWGPEKTFVAECDVDLTVGGRIFIVMEAGEAMGKYQGTRWPMSGTFTLIDEPTRLRYDARSWTEGEEDGSTIQHTNAITLTERNGDTVVVLDIAITAIGPKAKMAAFGMKWGYKAQLDKLEKYLANR encoded by the coding sequence ATGCTGTCCCAGATCTTCAAGAAGACCAAGAACCTGCACTTCGAACGCACCTACCGCGCCCCTGTCGCGACGGTGTGGCGGGCATGGACGCAACCGGACATGTTGCGGGAGTGGTGGGGACCGGAGAAGACGTTCGTCGCGGAGTGCGACGTGGATCTCACGGTGGGAGGGCGGATCTTCATCGTGATGGAAGCCGGCGAGGCCATGGGTAAGTATCAGGGCACCCGCTGGCCGATGTCGGGCACCTTCACGCTCATCGATGAGCCGACCCGGCTGCGATACGACGCTCGCTCGTGGACCGAGGGCGAGGAAGACGGTTCGACGATCCAGCACACCAATGCGATCACACTGACCGAACGTAACGGCGACACCGTCGTTGTCCTCGACATCGCCATCACGGCGATCGGTCCGAAGGCCAAGATGGCCGCGTTCGGCATGAAGTGGGGATACAAGGCGCAGCTCGACAAACTGGAGAAGTACCTGGCCAACCGGTGA
- a CDS encoding SDR family oxidoreductase: MSVLMTGLPGFLGSSLLPRILERGDDEAECVVQRQFVETAHRRVAELGAVDPQLPRRVRVIEGDITQPGLGVDRQALVGVTEAWHLAAVYDLTISRDIAHRVNVAGTRNLLNALEGCPDLSRLHHISTCYVSGRYAGPFSEDDLEVGAPFNNFYEESKHLAEAEVRRRMSEGMPATIYRPSIVMGDSRTGETQKYDGPYFVMQWLLRQPRRAFLPVVGDPDTVRVNVVPRDFVVDALIHLSGLAASAGRTYHVADPQPLTVTQLIAALADATCRDVTSIPLPRKWAKAAIRHVPGVYRLLRMPAEAVDYFAHPTFYLTDNLRADLAGSGVQPPPFLSYVDRLVAFMRAHPDIGSTAMY, translated from the coding sequence ATGTCGGTGTTGATGACGGGGTTGCCCGGGTTCCTGGGCAGTTCGTTGCTGCCTCGGATTCTGGAGCGCGGCGACGACGAGGCGGAATGTGTCGTGCAGCGCCAGTTCGTCGAGACCGCCCACCGGCGCGTGGCCGAGCTCGGCGCCGTCGATCCCCAGTTGCCCCGGCGGGTCAGGGTCATCGAGGGCGACATCACCCAGCCCGGTCTCGGCGTGGACCGGCAGGCCCTGGTCGGTGTCACCGAGGCGTGGCATCTTGCCGCGGTGTACGACCTGACCATCTCCCGAGACATCGCACATCGAGTCAACGTCGCCGGAACCCGCAATCTACTCAATGCATTGGAGGGGTGCCCCGATCTGTCCCGGCTGCATCACATCAGCACCTGTTATGTCAGCGGCCGCTACGCCGGACCGTTCAGCGAGGATGATCTGGAAGTGGGGGCACCGTTCAACAACTTCTACGAGGAATCCAAACACCTCGCCGAGGCAGAAGTGCGACGGCGCATGTCGGAAGGCATGCCCGCCACGATTTACCGCCCCTCGATCGTTATGGGAGACAGCCGAACCGGCGAGACCCAGAAGTATGACGGTCCCTATTTCGTCATGCAGTGGTTGCTGCGCCAGCCGCGCAGGGCCTTCCTTCCGGTCGTCGGGGACCCCGACACGGTGCGGGTCAACGTGGTGCCGCGCGACTTCGTGGTCGACGCCCTGATACATCTGAGTGGACTGGCCGCGTCAGCCGGGCGCACTTATCACGTCGCCGATCCCCAACCGCTCACCGTGACCCAACTGATCGCAGCCTTGGCCGACGCGACTTGCCGCGACGTCACGTCGATACCGTTGCCTCGCAAGTGGGCCAAAGCGGCCATCCGCCACGTCCCCGGTGTGTACCGGCTACTTCGCATGCCTGCCGAAGCCGTCGACTACTTCGCCCATCCGACGTTCTACCTGACCGACAATCTCCGGGCCGATCTCGCCGGAAGCGGTGTGCAGCCGCCGCCGTTTCTCAGCTACGTCGATCGGTTGGTCGCTTTCATGCGGGCACATCCCGACATCGGATCAACGGCGATGTACTGA
- a CDS encoding ArsR/SmtB family transcription factor has translation MQATTLGALAEPNRLRIVELLRTGPLSVGEIAETLEIRQPQVSKHLRVLGDSGIVVGEALSRKRIYHLDPAPFEEIGRWVESFTHLWEARLDSLGRYLDSLADGADGEPTDR, from the coding sequence ATGCAGGCGACGACGTTGGGGGCTCTCGCCGAGCCGAACCGCCTGAGGATCGTCGAACTGCTGCGCACAGGTCCGTTGTCGGTGGGCGAGATCGCCGAGACGTTGGAGATTCGCCAGCCGCAGGTGAGCAAACACCTTCGGGTGTTGGGTGATTCGGGGATCGTCGTCGGTGAAGCGCTGTCGCGCAAGCGCATCTACCACCTCGACCCTGCACCCTTCGAGGAGATCGGACGCTGGGTCGAGTCGTTCACCCACCTGTGGGAGGCCCGGCTCGACTCGTTGGGCCGCTATCTCGATTCGCTCGCCGACGGAGCCGACGGCGAGCCGACCGACCGCTGA
- a CDS encoding PE-PPE domain-containing protein, with amino-acid sequence MTMRRSRRSPRVLAAVLLAALLTLATAFSAALGNAATALIMGGSSHPLSIPGDTPEYIQTYIAGTDSNYIAPSGLCGLPCSLVAVYTPEQIRFVTGLFDLPFDESVAIGQANLDDCARGVSCTVTLAPYTATVSQAVADDEYLVFAYSESATIASKQKLQLIAHPLDGTVSFLLLANPNRPNGGILERFVGAYVPFLGISFDGPTPTFSPSTKPMVTVDIARQYDGWTDFPTNPLNLLAVANAMFGTVLVHGDYYDVGTPQLQGLYQDTSYYLIPTPITPLLTPLTWVPLLGRTLAIAIDAPLRVLIETGYDRTVNPGKPTPARYLYIPDLFRAAIDFAAAIPTGWDDAISYLAGDPDLRPFHTEPATSPYGVGGPPVYAGAVDPYGDLPFDEVAPVEGRHDAARREVDEIPTTADAAPPATNSEATETDVPAGGRADPVRTDDDVDDAAAELPPTDVIDIDSGIDIDTDSGTDIGTDSGTADPDIDTADPEPATLTSSPDAESESEQSSPPASATTGPDPQ; translated from the coding sequence ATGACCATGCGACGGAGCAGGCGGTCACCGCGGGTCCTGGCGGCTGTCCTGCTCGCGGCTCTGCTGACGCTCGCGACGGCGTTCTCGGCGGCGCTGGGCAATGCCGCGACGGCGCTCATCATGGGGGGGTCGTCGCACCCGCTGAGCATTCCGGGAGACACGCCCGAGTACATCCAGACCTACATCGCCGGCACGGATTCGAATTACATCGCGCCGAGCGGTCTGTGTGGTCTGCCGTGCTCGCTCGTCGCGGTGTACACCCCGGAACAGATCAGGTTCGTCACCGGACTGTTCGACCTGCCCTTCGATGAATCGGTGGCGATCGGTCAGGCCAACCTCGACGACTGCGCCCGCGGAGTGAGCTGCACCGTGACTCTCGCGCCCTACACCGCCACGGTGTCGCAGGCGGTCGCCGACGACGAGTACCTGGTGTTCGCCTATTCGGAGAGCGCGACCATCGCCTCCAAACAGAAGTTGCAACTGATCGCCCACCCGCTCGACGGGACGGTGAGTTTCCTGCTGCTGGCCAACCCGAACCGGCCCAACGGTGGCATCCTCGAACGTTTTGTCGGCGCCTATGTCCCGTTCCTCGGCATCAGCTTCGACGGCCCCACTCCGACCTTCTCGCCGTCCACCAAGCCGATGGTGACCGTCGACATCGCCCGGCAGTACGACGGCTGGACCGATTTCCCCACCAACCCGCTGAATCTCCTCGCCGTGGCCAATGCGATGTTCGGGACCGTCCTGGTGCACGGCGATTACTACGACGTGGGCACCCCCCAGTTGCAGGGCCTCTATCAGGACACCAGCTACTACCTGATACCCACACCGATCACGCCGTTGCTGACGCCGTTGACCTGGGTGCCGCTGCTGGGGCGGACCCTGGCCATCGCGATCGACGCACCGTTGCGCGTGCTGATCGAGACCGGATACGACCGCACCGTCAACCCCGGCAAACCGACGCCCGCCCGGTATCTGTACATCCCCGACTTGTTCCGCGCCGCAATCGATTTCGCCGCCGCAATACCCACCGGGTGGGACGACGCCATCAGCTACCTGGCCGGTGATCCCGACCTGAGACCCTTCCACACCGAGCCCGCGACGAGTCCCTACGGAGTGGGTGGGCCGCCCGTGTACGCGGGTGCGGTGGACCCGTACGGCGACCTTCCCTTCGACGAGGTGGCACCTGTCGAAGGACGTCACGACGCCGCCCGGCGGGAAGTCGATGAGATTCCGACGACGGCGGACGCCGCACCCCCGGCGACGAATTCGGAGGCGACCGAGACGGATGTGCCGGCCGGGGGCCGGGCAGATCCGGTGCGCACCGACGATGACGTGGACGACGCCGCTGCGGAACTCCCGCCGACTGACGTCATCGACATCGACAGCGGTATCGACATCGACACCGACAGCGGTACTGACATCGGCACCGACAGCGGCACCGCCGACCCGGACATCGACACTGCCGACCCGGAACCCGCGACACTGACGTCGTCGCCGGACGCCGAGTCAGAATCGGAGCAGTCTTCTCCGCCGGCGTCCGCCACCACCGGTCCCGATCCGCAGTGA
- a CDS encoding ClC family H(+)/Cl(-) exchange transporter: MTAPAASDGLPPSVRMSVVICVTAVAAGVIIGFVGGAFRWCLQVAERLRIDLVDWAHQLPGPSFLIPMAAAATGATLAALIVRWEPLAAGSGIQHVEAVFRGEARLPRIRLLPARFVGGVLSIGSGLVLGREGPTVHMGAAVGAEAARRARLPDSEVRMMQTALGGAGLAVAFNAPIAGALFTLEEVTKSFRVQTVVATIFAAASAVGCSRLLLGNHPDFQVVSIPAPALGWLPLFIVFGLFAGVLGALYNALVLWFIDHVTALRRIPAVAKATVIGAVIGLAMFVLPLGVGGGDTLTQLILSGHALVLPVVVGYLLMRFVAGPLSYSAAVPGGLFAPLLAVGALWGLLFVGVFNMVWPGDVAHLSVPMALVGMAAFFGATVRAPVTGIVIVIEMTATTSVAVPMLAATAAAVLAAHLLGSQPIYDSLRERLSPETPPRQQH, translated from the coding sequence ATGACCGCGCCAGCGGCGTCGGACGGGCTGCCACCGTCAGTGCGCATGTCCGTCGTGATCTGCGTAACCGCGGTGGCCGCCGGTGTCATCATCGGATTCGTCGGCGGCGCGTTCCGCTGGTGCCTGCAGGTCGCCGAGCGGCTGCGTATCGACCTGGTCGACTGGGCCCACCAGTTGCCGGGGCCGTCATTCCTGATCCCGATGGCCGCCGCCGCAACCGGCGCCACACTGGCCGCGCTGATCGTGCGGTGGGAACCGCTCGCGGCCGGAAGCGGAATCCAACACGTGGAGGCAGTGTTTCGCGGCGAGGCCCGCCTGCCCCGCATCCGTCTGCTGCCGGCCCGCTTCGTCGGCGGGGTGTTGTCGATCGGATCGGGCCTGGTGCTGGGCCGCGAGGGACCGACGGTGCACATGGGTGCCGCGGTGGGAGCCGAAGCGGCCCGGCGCGCCCGATTACCCGATAGCGAAGTCAGGATGATGCAGACGGCGCTGGGCGGAGCGGGTCTGGCCGTCGCCTTCAATGCGCCCATCGCCGGCGCGCTGTTCACCCTCGAGGAAGTGACGAAGTCATTCCGCGTGCAGACCGTGGTGGCCACGATCTTCGCCGCGGCCTCCGCGGTGGGGTGCTCGCGGCTCCTGCTCGGCAATCACCCGGATTTCCAGGTGGTTTCGATTCCTGCGCCCGCATTGGGTTGGCTGCCGCTGTTCATCGTGTTCGGGCTGTTCGCCGGTGTGCTCGGCGCCCTCTACAACGCGCTGGTGTTGTGGTTCATCGACCACGTCACCGCACTGCGTCGCATCCCCGCCGTGGCGAAAGCGACCGTCATCGGCGCGGTCATCGGGCTGGCGATGTTCGTGCTGCCGCTCGGCGTCGGGGGAGGGGACACCCTCACTCAACTGATCCTCAGCGGTCACGCCCTTGTGCTGCCGGTCGTCGTCGGCTATCTGTTGATGCGGTTCGTCGCCGGGCCGTTGTCGTACTCGGCCGCAGTGCCCGGCGGGTTGTTCGCGCCGTTGCTGGCCGTGGGCGCGTTGTGGGGACTGCTGTTCGTCGGCGTCTTCAACATGGTGTGGCCCGGCGACGTCGCCCATCTCTCGGTGCCGATGGCCCTGGTGGGTATGGCGGCATTCTTCGGTGCCACCGTACGGGCGCCGGTGACCGGTATCGTCATCGTGATCGAGATGACGGCGACGACGTCGGTCGCCGTGCCGATGCTGGCCGCCACGGCCGCGGCGGTCCTCGCCGCGCACCTGTTGGGCTCCCAACCGATCTACGACAGCCTGCGCGAGCGACTCTCGCCGGAAACTCCGCCCAGGCAACAGCACTGA
- a CDS encoding DUF427 domain-containing protein, with the protein MPDYPQSATDRGRVEPCPRRVRGFRAGELVFDTTAARYVWEIPYYPQYYVPLTDVRPDCLIDEDHPQRVQFGPSRMFALRAGGRTAGSAARVFDDGEGPVAGLVRFEWDALDWFEEDEPIFQHPRNPYARVDALRSHRHVVVEVDGLTLADTRAPVLLFETGLPTRYYVDRTDVAFVHLEPSDTQTVCPYKGTTSRYWSVRTAEALHADLAWSYETPLPAVAAIAGLVAFYNEKVDITVDGARLPRPQTHFS; encoded by the coding sequence GTGCCCGATTACCCGCAGAGCGCCACCGATCGCGGCCGCGTGGAGCCGTGCCCGCGCCGGGTCCGCGGTTTCCGCGCCGGCGAGCTGGTCTTCGACACCACCGCGGCCCGGTACGTGTGGGAGATCCCGTACTACCCGCAGTACTACGTGCCGCTGACCGACGTGCGCCCGGACTGCCTGATCGACGAAGACCATCCGCAGCGGGTGCAGTTCGGACCGTCCCGGATGTTCGCCCTGCGGGCGGGCGGGCGGACCGCTGGCTCGGCGGCGCGGGTGTTCGACGACGGGGAGGGACCGGTGGCCGGACTGGTCCGTTTCGAGTGGGACGCGCTGGATTGGTTCGAGGAGGACGAGCCGATCTTCCAGCATCCGCGCAATCCGTACGCGCGGGTCGACGCGCTGCGGTCGCACCGCCACGTCGTCGTCGAGGTCGACGGGCTCACGCTGGCCGACACCCGCGCACCGGTGCTGCTGTTCGAAACCGGCCTGCCCACAAGGTATTACGTAGATCGTACCGATGTGGCGTTCGTTCATCTGGAACCCTCGGACACCCAGACGGTGTGTCCGTACAAGGGGACGACGTCGCGCTACTGGTCGGTGCGTACGGCTGAGGCGCTCCATGCCGACCTGGCCTGGAGCTACGAGACGCCGCTGCCGGCGGTGGCGGCCATCGCCGGGCTGGTGGCGTTCTACAACGAGAAGGTCGACATCACCGTCGACGGGGCACGGCTACCGCGCCCGCAGACCCATTTCAGCTGA